The Qipengyuania aurantiaca genome contains the following window.
ATGCGGCGGATGTTCTCGATCCGGTCGGCCTCGGTGAAGCCCAAGTCCTTGTTGAGACCGTGGCGGACATTGTCCCCGTCGAGCAGGAAGGTGTGGCGGTTCATGATCGCCAGCTTCTTCTCGACCTCGTTGGCGATGGTCGACTTGCCCGAACCCGAAAGGCCGGTGAACCACAGCACGCGGGGGCGCTGGTTCTTCATCGCGGCGTGATCGTCACGCGTGATGTCGACCGCCTGCCAGTGCACGTTCTGCGCCCGGCGCAGGCTGAAGTGCAGCATACCGGCACCGACCGTGTGGTTGGTGATCTTGTCGATCAGGATGAAACCGCCGAGCGCACGGTTTTCCGTGTAGGGATCGAAAACGATCCGCTTGTCGGTGGTGATTTCCGCAACGCCGATCTGGTTCAGATGCAGCGTCTTGGCCGCAAGGTGTTCCATCGTGTTGACGTCGATCTCGAACTTCGGCTCGGCGACGGTCACGCTGACCATCTGCGTGCCGAGCTTCATCCAGTAGGCGCGGCCGACGACCAGCGGGTCTTCGTCCATCCACACGATCGTGCTTTCGAACTGGTCGGCCACTTCGGGCGGGCTGTCGGCAGCCGCCAGCACGTCACCGCGCGAGCAATCGATCTCGTCGTCGAGCGTGATGGTGACCGACTGGCCGGCCACACCTTCGTCGAGGTCGCCGCCCATGGTGACGACCGACTTGACCGTGCTGGTCTTGCCCGAAGGCAGCGAGCGGACGGTGTCGCCCGGTTTCACGCTGCCGGAGGAAATCAGGCCGGAGAAGCCGCGGAAGTCGAGGTTCGGGCGGTTCACCCACTGCACCGGCATGCGGAACGGGTGGGCAAGGTTCTCGTCCGAGCGGACTTCAACCGCCTCAAGGTGCTCCATCAGCGTGGGGCCATCGTACCAGCCGGTATTGTCCGAGCGCGACGTGATGTTGTCGCCCGCAAGGCCCGAGATCGGGATCGCGGTGAAGCTCTCGATGCCTATGCTCTCGGCAAAATGCGCGTAATCGGCGATGATCGCGTCATACTTTTCCTGGTCGTAATCGATCAGGTCCATCTTGTTGACGGCGAGCACGAGGTTCTTGATGCCGAGCTGGTGGCACAGGAAGCTGTGGCGTTTGGTCTGGACCAGCACGCCCTTGCGCGCATCGATCAGGATGCAGGCGAGGTCGGCGGTCGAGGCGCCGGTCACCATGTTGCGCGTGTACTGTTCGTGGCCCGGGCAGTCGGCGACGATGAACTTGCGGTTCTCCGTCGCGAAGAAGCGGTAGGCGACGTCGATCGTGATGCCCTGCTCGCGTTCGGCGGCAAGACCGTCGACCAGCAGCGCGAAGTCGATTTCCTGGCCCTGCGTGCCGACGCGCTTGCTGTCGCTTTCGAGCGCGGCCAGCTGGTCCTCGAAGATCATCTTGGAATCGTAGAGCAGGCGGCCGATCAGGGTCGACTTGCCGTCATCCACGCTTCCGCAGGTGATGAAGCGCAGCATGGTCTTGTGCTGGTGCTTCTCGAGATAGGCGTCGATGTCCTCGGCGATGAGGGCGTCGGTCTGGTAGATCGGATCGTTTGCGTTCTCAGGCATCAGAAGTAGCCCTCCTGCTTCTTCTTCTCCATCGAAGCGTCACCCGAATCCTTGTCGATCACGCGGCCCTGGCGTTCGGAGGTGGTGGTCAGCAGCATTTCCTGGATGATTTCGGGCAGCGTGGCCGCCTCACTTTCGACAGCGCCGGTCAGCGGGAAGCAGCCGAGCGTGCGGAAGCGGATCGAGCGTTCGGTGATCTCGGGGCGCTTGCCCATGACGCGCTCAAGGCGCTCGATATCGTCGGCCATGAACAGGCCGCCTTCGTATTCGAAGGTCGGGCGCATGGCGGAGAAGTAGAGCGGCACGATCTCGATATTCTCGAGATGGATATACTGCCAGATGTCGAGCTCGGTCCAGTTCGACAGCGGAAAGACGCGGATGCTCTCGCCCTTCTTCTTCTTCGCGTTGTAGATGTTCCAGAGCTCCGGGCGCTGGTTCTTCGGGTCCCAGCCGTGGCTGGCGGTGCGGAAGGAGAAGATGCGCTCTTTCGCGCGGCTCTTTTCCTCGTCGCGGCGCGCGCCGCCGAAGGCCGCGTCGAAGCCGTACTTGTCGAGCGCCTGCTTCAGCCCTTGCGTCTTCCACATATCGGTATGGAGCGGGCCGTGGTCGAAGGGGTTGATCCCCATTTCCTCGGCTTCGGGGTTCTGGTGGACGAGCAGTTCCATGCCAGCATCCTCGGCGCTCTTCTCACGCAGGTCGTACATCGCCTTGAACTTCCACGTCGTGTCGACGTGGAGCAGCGGGAACGGCGGCGGCGAGGGATAGAAGGCTTTCTTGGCGAGGTGGAGCATCACCGCGCTGTCCTTGCCGATGGAATAGAGCATCACGGGCTTTTCGGCCTCGGACACCACTTCGCGCATGATGTGGATGCTCTCGGCTTCGAGCCGCTGCAAATGGGTGAGGGACATGGGTTCTCGTCTGTGTCGTTCTGTCGTGCGAAACGGGATGCGCACGCCTTGCGCGCGCGTCTTCGATTCACAAGCTGCGATTGATGGCACGCGCGATAGGAGAACTTGCCGCTCAGCACAATGGGCGGGGTGAAGCTTTCGTCTCCACCCCTAGCCGTGCAATCGTATTGAAATCCTTATCGCGAACCGCTGCTCAGCAGCGTCCAGTCCCACGGCTGAAGGCGAAGCTGCTGCCCTTCGCGAAGGGTGACTTCGCCGCTGGGGTCAGCGCCTGCGCGAAACTCGCGATAGGTCCCGGCGGCCAGACCGCTGGTGAGCGTAACTGAAGCTGGGCGGTCGCTCATGTTGAATATGCCAAGCACCTTGTTGCCGTCGCGCTGGCGTACCCACGATAAGACCTGTTCGGGATTGGAATTCTCGACCTTGTGCATGACCGCACCCCATTGCCCGTTCGCCAGCGCCGGATTCGTCTTGCGGAAGGCGATCAGGCTGGCAAGCAGGTCGCCATAGCTGCACCCTTCGCCCTGGCTCCAGTCGATCGGGTCATGCTCGAAGAATTTCAGCCGCTTGGCGTTGCAGGCCTCCATCCCGTTGTGGATCAGCGGCAAGCCTTCCCCGGTGAACGAGAGCGCGGTCATCGCGGTCAGCGCATCGCCGTAGTTCTCGCGCATGGTGCCTTCCCACGCGTTGCTGTCGTGGTTCTCGATATAGGTCATGCGCATGGCTTCGCGCGGCCAGAGGCTCTCGTTCTCGGCGTAGTAGCCGTAGAAGCTGGTCGCGTTGCCCTTGCCGTGGGCCACGTTCTTCGAGGTGTTGTGCCAGTCCCACGCATAGGTCGCGTCGAAGGCCTCGTGGTGGAAGGCGGTCTGCTGCACCTCGCCCAGCATGAAGACGGGCTTGATCGCTTCGAGCCGCGCGCGCACCGTTTCCCAGAAATCGAGCGGGACATAACCCGCCACATCGGCACGGTATCCATCCACGCCGAACTCGCGCACCCAATATTCCATCGCCCCGCCGACATGCTCGCGCACGCCGGGCTGCGACCAGTCGAGATCGATAATGTCGGACCAGTCCCACCAGGGCGTGGGGCGGAAGTCGCCCTTCCAGTCCTTTTCGTACCAGTCAGGGTGCTGTTTCGCGAGATCGTTGTCCCACGCCGTATGGTTGGCAACGAGATCGAGGATGACCTTGAATCCCTGCGCGTGGGCAGCGTCGACGAAGGCGCGGAACTCTTCCTCGGTGCCGAATTCGGGGTTCACTGCGTAATAGTCCTGGACCGAATAGGGGCTGCCGAGCGTGCCCTTGCGGTTCTCCTCGCCGATCGGATGGATCGGCATGAGCCAGAGGATGTCGACGCCGAGTTCCTTGAGCCGCGGCAATTCGGCCTGCGCGGCCTTGAATGTGCCTTCCTCGGTGAAGTGGCGCGTGTTGATCTGGTAGAGCACGGCATCGCGCGACCATTCGGGATGTTCGATGGTCACCACTTCCCTGGGGGCATAGCTCGATGCGGAGGACACGGGCGAGGCATCGGCTGCGGAACAGGCCGGCAGCAGGGCAATAGCGGCGATGGCGGCTGCGAATTTACGCATGGGTTTTCTCCTGCGGAATGGAAGCGGCGACGCGCTGCATGGCGATTGCGGCTATGAGCCAAGAGGCGGCGGCGAACAGCATGGTCCACAAGGGCTCGCCCGGGAACAGCCACAGCATGACCTGCCCCATCACGGTCGCCACCAGCAGCTGCGGCACGACGATGAAGACGTTGAACAGCCCCATGTAGATGCCGAGCTTGGCCTGCGGGAGGTTCGAGGCGAGGATGGCGTAGGGCATGGCGAGGATGCTGGCCCAGGCGATGCCGATGCCGACCTCGGCCAGCAGCAGCGCGTTCGCATCGCGCACGAAAAAGAACATCAGGAATCCGGCCGCACCCAGCGTCAGGCAGATCGAGTGGGTCATGACCTGTCCGAACTTGCGGCTGAGCACCGGCAGCAAGGCCAGCGCGGCGATCGCGGCCACCCCGTTATAGACCGTGAAGAGCACGTTCACCCAGTTCGCGCCCTCGTTATAAGCGGCGCTCGCCGTGTCGGTGCTGCCGAAGACATATTGCGTCACCACCGGCGTGGTGTTGATCCACATGATGAA
Protein-coding sequences here:
- the cysN gene encoding sulfate adenylyltransferase subunit CysN, translating into MPENANDPIYQTDALIAEDIDAYLEKHQHKTMLRFITCGSVDDGKSTLIGRLLYDSKMIFEDQLAALESDSKRVGTQGQEIDFALLVDGLAAEREQGITIDVAYRFFATENRKFIVADCPGHEQYTRNMVTGASTADLACILIDARKGVLVQTKRHSFLCHQLGIKNLVLAVNKMDLIDYDQEKYDAIIADYAHFAESIGIESFTAIPISGLAGDNITSRSDNTGWYDGPTLMEHLEAVEVRSDENLAHPFRMPVQWVNRPNLDFRGFSGLISSGSVKPGDTVRSLPSGKTSTVKSVVTMGGDLDEGVAGQSVTITLDDEIDCSRGDVLAAADSPPEVADQFESTIVWMDEDPLVVGRAYWMKLGTQMVSVTVAEPKFEIDVNTMEHLAAKTLHLNQIGVAEITTDKRIVFDPYTENRALGGFILIDKITNHTVGAGMLHFSLRRAQNVHWQAVDITRDDHAAMKNQRPRVLWFTGLSGSGKSTIANEVEKKLAIMNRHTFLLDGDNVRHGLNKDLGFTEADRIENIRRIGEVAKLMTDAGLIVLTAFISPFRADRQLVRDMMGEGEFIEIHVDTPLEVAEQRDVKGLYKKARAGELKNFTGIDSPYEEPESPEIRVNTVAMSPEEAADYIIKQILPLK
- the cysD gene encoding sulfate adenylyltransferase subunit CysD codes for the protein MPFRTTERHRREPMSLTHLQRLEAESIHIMREVVSEAEKPVMLYSIGKDSAVMLHLAKKAFYPSPPPFPLLHVDTTWKFKAMYDLREKSAEDAGMELLVHQNPEAEEMGINPFDHGPLHTDMWKTQGLKQALDKYGFDAAFGGARRDEEKSRAKERIFSFRTASHGWDPKNQRPELWNIYNAKKKKGESIRVFPLSNWTELDIWQYIHLENIEIVPLYFSAMRPTFEYEGGLFMADDIERLERVMGKRPEITERSIRFRTLGCFPLTGAVESEAATLPEIIQEMLLTTTSERQGRVIDKDSGDASMEKKKQEGYF
- a CDS encoding alpha-amylase family glycosyl hydrolase, translated to MRKFAAAIAAIALLPACSAADASPVSSASSYAPREVVTIEHPEWSRDAVLYQINTRHFTEEGTFKAAQAELPRLKELGVDILWLMPIHPIGEENRKGTLGSPYSVQDYYAVNPEFGTEEEFRAFVDAAHAQGFKVILDLVANHTAWDNDLAKQHPDWYEKDWKGDFRPTPWWDWSDIIDLDWSQPGVREHVGGAMEYWVREFGVDGYRADVAGYVPLDFWETVRARLEAIKPVFMLGEVQQTAFHHEAFDATYAWDWHNTSKNVAHGKGNATSFYGYYAENESLWPREAMRMTYIENHDSNAWEGTMRENYGDALTAMTALSFTGEGLPLIHNGMEACNAKRLKFFEHDPIDWSQGEGCSYGDLLASLIAFRKTNPALANGQWGAVMHKVENSNPEQVLSWVRQRDGNKVLGIFNMSDRPASVTLTSGLAAGTYREFRAGADPSGEVTLREGQQLRLQPWDWTLLSSGSR